A genomic segment from Mastomys coucha isolate ucsf_1 unplaced genomic scaffold, UCSF_Mcou_1 pScaffold7, whole genome shotgun sequence encodes:
- the LOC116081911 gene encoding uncharacterized protein LOC116081911 isoform X2, translating into MQKSQEAEPSASISRSLLFGEDPQPLSQQLHATSLQDREPRGSPSVSKVGSEYLPFCTYEQPLAREELAQLAEVGPGHEAGWSHRGRLFLEDSAPPSGFFPYYRSQEEYLTGATTPRSCRWCLGSRDPFPGSETQDGYHQVTTRDGCLSPLAGPDLISGFSPSPACCCCLGGLMCDNDQDPPLARHHVLGASGFVPYYRSPDERLRTSPVLSSSVLGGSWERPPTCCCQPGKAQE; encoded by the exons ATGCAGAAGAGCCAAGAGGCTGAGCCCAGTGCCTCGATCTCTCGGAGCCTCCTGTTTGGGGAGGACCCACAACCCCTGTCTCAACAACTGCACGCTACCAGTCTACAGGACAGGGAGCCTCGTGGCTCCCCCAGCGTCTCCAAGGTGGGCTCAGAGTACCTGCCCTTCTGTACATATGAGCAGCCCTTGGCGAGGGAGGAGCTGGCCCAGCTGGCTGAAGTTGGCCCAGGCCACGAAGCTGGCTGGAGCCATAGAGGGAGGCTGTTCCTCGAGGACTCAGCGCCACCTAGTGGCTTCTTCCCATACTACCGCTCCCAGGAAGAGTACCTCACCGGTGCCACCACCCCACGAAGCTGCCGCTGGTGTCTGGGCTCCAGAGACCCCTTTCCAGGAAGTGAGACACAAGACGGCTACCACCAAGTGACAACCAGAGATGGATGCCTT TCTCCCCTGGCAGGGCCAGACCTCATCTCCGGGTTTTCACCCTCACCAGCCTGCTGTTGCTGCTTGGGAGGGCTCATGTGTGACAACGACCAGGATCCCCCTCTCGCCAGGCACCATGTTCTTGGTGCCTCAGGATTTGTACCATACTACAGAAGCCCCGACGAGAGGCTACGCACCAGCCCTGTGCTCTCCTCCTCTGTGCTGGGGGGCTCGTGGGAGCGCCCCCCAACCTGTTGCTGCCAGCCTGGGAAGGCACAGGAGTGA
- the LOC116081911 gene encoding uncharacterized protein LOC116081911 isoform X1 translates to MEMGTQASVSTWARRNPPFIFSASASDMACLPKQPWTMQKSQEAEPSASISRSLLFGEDPQPLSQQLHATSLQDREPRGSPSVSKVGSEYLPFCTYEQPLAREELAQLAEVGPGHEAGWSHRGRLFLEDSAPPSGFFPYYRSQEEYLTGATTPRSCRWCLGSRDPFPGSETQDGYHQVTTRDGCLSPLAGPDLISGFSPSPACCCCLGGLMCDNDQDPPLARHHVLGASGFVPYYRSPDERLRTSPVLSSSVLGGSWERPPTCCCQPGKAQE, encoded by the exons ATGGAAATGGGAACCCAGGCCTCTGTTTCCACCTGGGCAAGAAGGAATCCCCCATTTatcttctctgcctctgcatcaGACATGGCTTGTTTGCCCAAGCAACCCTGG ACAATGCAGAAGAGCCAAGAGGCTGAGCCCAGTGCCTCGATCTCTCGGAGCCTCCTGTTTGGGGAGGACCCACAACCCCTGTCTCAACAACTGCACGCTACCAGTCTACAGGACAGGGAGCCTCGTGGCTCCCCCAGCGTCTCCAAGGTGGGCTCAGAGTACCTGCCCTTCTGTACATATGAGCAGCCCTTGGCGAGGGAGGAGCTGGCCCAGCTGGCTGAAGTTGGCCCAGGCCACGAAGCTGGCTGGAGCCATAGAGGGAGGCTGTTCCTCGAGGACTCAGCGCCACCTAGTGGCTTCTTCCCATACTACCGCTCCCAGGAAGAGTACCTCACCGGTGCCACCACCCCACGAAGCTGCCGCTGGTGTCTGGGCTCCAGAGACCCCTTTCCAGGAAGTGAGACACAAGACGGCTACCACCAAGTGACAACCAGAGATGGATGCCTT TCTCCCCTGGCAGGGCCAGACCTCATCTCCGGGTTTTCACCCTCACCAGCCTGCTGTTGCTGCTTGGGAGGGCTCATGTGTGACAACGACCAGGATCCCCCTCTCGCCAGGCACCATGTTCTTGGTGCCTCAGGATTTGTACCATACTACAGAAGCCCCGACGAGAGGCTACGCACCAGCCCTGTGCTCTCCTCCTCTGTGCTGGGGGGCTCGTGGGAGCGCCCCCCAACCTGTTGCTGCCAGCCTGGGAAGGCACAGGAGTGA